A region of Halalkaliarchaeum desulfuricum DNA encodes the following proteins:
- the nuoK gene encoding NADH-quinone oxidoreductase subunit NuoK, whose product MVPPEYYLFLAAAVFSIGLFGVLTRRNALYFLMSVELMLNAAAINFVAFSLYWGNMTGQTFTLFVIALAAAEVAVGLGIILVLYRNFGELDVTKAATMRW is encoded by the coding sequence ATGGTCCCGCCGGAATATTATCTGTTCCTTGCGGCGGCGGTGTTCTCTATCGGGCTGTTCGGCGTTTTGACCCGGCGAAACGCGCTGTACTTCCTGATGTCCGTGGAGCTGATGTTGAACGCGGCAGCCATCAACTTCGTCGCCTTTTCCCTGTACTGGGGGAACATGACCGGACAGACGTTCACGCTGTTCGTGATCGCGCTCGCGGCAGCGGAGGTCGCCGTCGGACTGGGAATCATCCTCGTACTGTATCGCAACTTCGGTGAACTGGACGTGACCAAGGCCGCAACGATGAGGTGGTAA
- a CDS encoding NADH-quinone oxidoreductase subunit J, giving the protein MVYELVAFALFALVTVGFSLGVVLARNVFNAVLMLGGALISVAVHYVMLQAEFLAAIQILVYVGGVLVLITFAVMLTRNETEVATT; this is encoded by the coding sequence ATGGTATATGAACTAGTCGCGTTCGCGCTGTTCGCCCTGGTGACAGTGGGGTTCAGCCTGGGCGTCGTCCTCGCACGGAACGTGTTCAACGCCGTGTTGATGCTGGGCGGCGCGCTGATCAGCGTCGCGGTGCATTACGTGATGCTGCAGGCGGAGTTCCTCGCAGCGATCCAGATCCTCGTGTACGTCGGCGGGGTTCTGGTGCTCATCACGTTCGCCGTGATGCTTACGCGCAACGAAACGGAGGTGGCAACGACATGA
- a CDS encoding complex I subunit 4 family protein translates to MLEALLAVTFLAAFVVLLSPDEYAGKLAFVLSLIPLVGSLLLWQAFDAAGNALTDGTLAFETQAAWLEFAGYEIQWFVGLDGISLPLVVLTTFLTTLSIVSAWTPIDERQSQFYGLMLFMEANLLGVFVALDFFLWFVFWEAVLLPMYFLIGVWGGPRRKYAAIKFFVYTNVASLVMFIGYMALVFSLPVETFGLPETTAAIAAGQIDPILGLAPSTLLTAAFVAMFFGFAVKVPVVPLHTWLPDAHVEAPTPVSVMLAGVLLKMGTYALLRFNFTMLPEQASALAVPIAIIAVLSVIYGAMLALAQQDLKRIVAYSSVSSMGYVILGLVAFTEYGLGGATFQMIAHGLISGLMFMAVGVVYNATHTRMVTDMSGMADRMPIAVWILVAGAFAYMGLPLMAGFAGEFFIFVGSFGSPAAAGLMPVFTAVAMFGIVIVAGYLLFAMQKTLFGPYRLEADYDVGRAPVHDVLPLAALLAAIIVLGVVPDLFFEMIRDAVMPLVENGGGL, encoded by the coding sequence ATGCTCGAAGCGCTACTCGCCGTGACGTTCCTTGCGGCGTTCGTCGTGCTGTTGTCGCCCGACGAATACGCTGGGAAATTGGCGTTCGTGTTGAGCCTGATCCCGCTTGTGGGTAGCTTGCTGCTGTGGCAGGCGTTCGACGCCGCGGGCAACGCGCTCACCGACGGAACACTCGCGTTCGAGACGCAGGCCGCGTGGCTCGAATTCGCGGGCTATGAGATCCAGTGGTTCGTCGGACTCGACGGGATCAGCCTGCCGCTGGTCGTGTTGACGACCTTCCTCACGACGCTTTCGATCGTGAGCGCCTGGACGCCGATCGACGAACGGCAAAGCCAGTTTTACGGGCTCATGCTGTTCATGGAGGCGAACCTGCTGGGCGTGTTCGTCGCGCTCGACTTCTTCCTGTGGTTCGTCTTCTGGGAGGCGGTGCTGCTGCCGATGTACTTCCTCATCGGCGTGTGGGGCGGCCCGCGTCGGAAGTACGCCGCGATCAAGTTCTTCGTGTACACGAACGTGGCGTCGTTGGTGATGTTCATCGGCTACATGGCGCTTGTGTTCTCCCTGCCGGTCGAAACGTTCGGCCTCCCCGAAACGACAGCGGCGATCGCGGCGGGACAGATCGACCCGATCCTCGGGCTCGCGCCGTCGACGCTGCTCACGGCGGCGTTCGTCGCGATGTTCTTCGGGTTCGCGGTGAAGGTCCCGGTCGTCCCGCTGCACACCTGGCTGCCGGACGCCCACGTCGAGGCGCCCACGCCGGTGTCGGTGATGCTGGCGGGCGTCCTGTTGAAGATGGGGACCTACGCCCTGCTCCGGTTCAACTTCACGATGCTGCCCGAGCAGGCGTCCGCGCTCGCGGTGCCGATCGCGATCATCGCCGTGCTCAGTGTGATCTACGGTGCGATGCTCGCGCTGGCCCAGCAGGACCTCAAGCGGATCGTCGCCTACTCGTCGGTGTCGTCGATGGGCTATGTCATCCTCGGCCTCGTCGCCTTTACCGAGTACGGACTCGGTGGCGCGACGTTCCAGATGATCGCTCACGGCCTCATCTCGGGGCTGATGTTCATGGCGGTCGGCGTCGTGTACAACGCGACCCACACCCGGATGGTGACGGACATGTCCGGGATGGCGGATAGGATGCCGATCGCGGTGTGGATCCTCGTCGCCGGCGCGTTCGCGTACATGGGCCTGCCGCTGATGGCCGGCTTCGCCGGCGAGTTCTTCATCTTCGTGGGCTCGTTCGGTTCGCCGGCCGCCGCCGGACTGATGCCCGTCTTCACCGCGGTGGCGATGTTCGGCATCGTCATCGTCGCGGGCTACCTGCTGTTTGCGATGCAGAAGACGCTGTTCGGGCCGTACAGGCTGGAAGCCGACTACGATGTCGGGCGTGCCCCGGTTCACGACGTGCTCCCGCTTGCGGCGCTGCTGGCGGCGATCATCGTGCTCGGGGTCGTCCCGGACCTGTTCTTCGAGATGATTAGGGACGCAGTTATGCCGCTCGTCGAGAACGGGGGTGGACTGTAA
- a CDS encoding complex I subunit 1/NuoH family protein, producing the protein MTPLQLFPEQIANVLGLEGLLGQVVGGVIGAVFVAVVMLSMTALAGPWAKRKITAAFTDRFSVERVGPWGLGTIIVDSVRLLSKELIIPDGVERPSYDLAPLILPASAILGFAVIPMGDLGPFNIHLADPEVGLVLVFAFASIASISLVMGGYASNNKYSLLGSLRAVAQNIAYEIPLILAAMSVVIFAGTLQLGEIVAAQQTALFTIAGFEIPAWYAIVNPFAFVLFLTASMAEIGRNPFDIPEAPTEIVAGYQTEYSSVYFVLFYLGEFLHIFLGGAILATVFLGGPAGPVLPGFVWFIIKIWAFFLLTQWLRSAIPRVRIDQLIEIGWKGLLVLALANLVLTAVIVGVIV; encoded by the coding sequence GTGACGCCCCTCCAGCTGTTCCCAGAACAGATCGCAAACGTGCTCGGGCTGGAGGGTCTGCTCGGCCAGGTCGTTGGCGGCGTAATCGGCGCGGTGTTCGTCGCCGTCGTCATGCTGAGCATGACCGCCCTCGCCGGCCCGTGGGCGAAACGGAAGATCACCGCCGCGTTCACCGATCGGTTCTCGGTCGAACGTGTCGGTCCGTGGGGGCTCGGTACGATCATCGTCGACTCGGTCCGGCTGCTGTCGAAGGAACTCATCATTCCGGACGGCGTCGAACGACCCTCGTACGATCTCGCCCCGTTGATCCTGCCGGCGTCGGCGATCCTCGGCTTCGCGGTCATCCCGATGGGTGATCTCGGACCGTTCAACATCCACCTCGCCGATCCGGAAGTCGGTCTGGTCTTAGTCTTCGCGTTCGCGTCCATCGCGTCGATATCGCTCGTGATGGGCGGGTACGCATCGAACAACAAGTACTCGCTTCTCGGATCGCTGCGGGCGGTCGCCCAGAACATCGCCTACGAGATTCCGTTGATCCTGGCGGCGATGTCGGTGGTGATCTTCGCAGGAACGCTTCAACTCGGCGAAATCGTTGCCGCACAACAGACCGCGCTGTTCACGATCGCCGGCTTCGAGATCCCGGCGTGGTACGCGATCGTCAACCCGTTCGCGTTCGTGCTGTTCCTGACGGCGAGCATGGCTGAGATCGGTCGGAACCCTTTCGACATCCCGGAGGCACCGACCGAGATCGTCGCCGGCTACCAGACCGAGTACTCCAGCGTCTACTTCGTGCTGTTCTATCTGGGGGAGTTCCTGCACATCTTCCTCGGCGGTGCGATCCTGGCGACGGTCTTCCTGGGCGGGCCGGCCGGTCCGGTCCTGCCCGGGTTCGTCTGGTTCATCATCAAGATCTGGGCGTTCTTCCTCTTGACCCAGTGGCTCCGGTCCGCGATCCCGCGGGTCCGGATCGACCAACTGATCGAGATCGGCTGGAAGGGACTGCTCGTCCTCGCGCTCGCCAACCTCGTGTTGACTGCGGTTATCGTGGGGGTGATCGTCTGA
- a CDS encoding phosphohexomutase domain-containing protein: protein MDLFGTAGIRGDARTRVTPRLALAVGQALGTGIGEQDSRTEHGRREEPDGAPEVVIARDGRDTGPALAAAMEAGVASTGVRPVRAGQLPTPALAFASRGRRGVMLTASHNPPHDNGIKLFSDGSEFPRELETAIEEAIAKGTAPAAWDAWTEAETTSVLPAYRRAVVEYASTIAGIEPDDDPPLAGMRIAVDCGNGMASLATPPVLRELGASVLTLNGNVDGHFPGRESKPTPESLSDLRRFLADADDVPFGIGHDGDADRIVLVDTDGEVIHEDTVLAILAEEYVRQSAAGGRRPETTDPVVVTTPNASSRIDERVRTAGGRVERVRLGALHEGIAGIEANGGDVVFAAEPWKHIHTAFGRWIDGVASAAVTSCLVARESLDTLREPVSARPYRKVSVDCPDDRKVDAMERLSETLPAAFPEADVSTEHGIRLSFPDDSWLLVRPSGTEPYVRLYAESDDVDDLVDRARGKIESAVDTAQ, encoded by the coding sequence ATGGATCTGTTCGGGACCGCGGGAATTCGGGGGGATGCGCGCACACGAGTGACGCCCCGCCTCGCACTGGCCGTCGGGCAGGCGCTTGGAACGGGCATCGGAGAACAGGACTCCCGGACGGAGCACGGAAGGAGAGAGGAACCGGACGGGGCTCCCGAGGTAGTGATTGCCCGGGACGGCAGGGACACCGGACCGGCGCTCGCGGCGGCGATGGAGGCCGGGGTGGCATCGACCGGGGTTCGTCCCGTTCGGGCCGGACAGCTTCCCACCCCGGCGCTCGCGTTCGCCTCGCGGGGGCGCCGCGGTGTGATGCTCACCGCCTCCCACAACCCACCACACGACAACGGCATCAAACTGTTTTCGGACGGCAGCGAGTTCCCCCGCGAACTGGAAACGGCGATCGAGGAAGCGATCGCGAAGGGGACCGCACCGGCAGCGTGGGACGCCTGGACGGAAGCCGAAACGACGAGCGTGCTTCCGGCGTACCGGCGGGCAGTCGTCGAGTACGCGTCGACGATTGCCGGGATCGAACCCGATGACGATCCGCCGCTTGCGGGGATGCGCATCGCCGTCGACTGCGGCAACGGGATGGCGTCGCTCGCCACGCCTCCGGTGTTGCGCGAGCTCGGTGCCTCCGTTCTCACCCTCAATGGAAACGTCGACGGCCACTTCCCCGGCCGAGAGAGCAAACCCACACCGGAGTCGCTGTCCGACCTGCGCCGGTTCCTCGCCGACGCAGACGATGTCCCGTTCGGAATCGGTCACGACGGCGACGCCGACCGGATCGTTCTCGTCGACACCGACGGCGAAGTGATCCACGAGGACACCGTCCTGGCGATTCTGGCCGAGGAATACGTCCGTCAGTCTGCTGCCGGCGGCCGGAGACCTGAAACGACCGATCCGGTGGTGGTGACGACGCCGAACGCCTCGAGCCGGATCGACGAGCGCGTTCGGACGGCCGGCGGCCGCGTCGAGCGCGTCAGGTTGGGTGCCCTCCACGAGGGGATCGCCGGCATCGAGGCCAACGGTGGGGACGTCGTCTTCGCCGCCGAGCCGTGGAAACACATCCACACCGCGTTCGGCAGGTGGATCGACGGCGTCGCCAGCGCGGCCGTGACGTCGTGTCTGGTCGCCCGCGAGAGCCTGGACACCCTCCGGGAGCCGGTGTCCGCACGACCCTACCGGAAGGTGAGCGTCGACTGTCCCGACGACCGGAAAGTCGACGCGATGGAACGCCTCTCCGAGACGCTTCCGGCGGCGTTCCCCGAGGCGGACGTCTCCACCGAACACGGGATCCGGCTGTCGTTCCCCGATGACTCGTGGCTGCTCGTCCGTCCCAGCGGGACCGAGCCGTACGTCCGACTGTACGCCGAAAGCGACGACGTCGACGACCTCGTCGATCGGGCTCGCGGAAAGATCGAGTCGGCAGTCGACACCGCCCAGTAA
- a CDS encoding NADH-quinone oxidoreductase subunit N, translating to MVAPESVMAASEWFALAPPIVLILTALLLLTVDAIRPDEPSNGLFAGISAAGALVALAFSVWYLVAGEAVNGGAVTFFRDAIVVDGMALFFTAIFASVAAMVVVASFNYLEDVDNTAEFYSLVLFATSGMALMAVSNSLATVFVSLELASLPSYALVAFLKSDKGSIEAGTKYFLIGAVSSAIFAFGISLVYAATGSLLLTEVAAGLADVDGLAGVAGIGIVMVLAGFAFKTASVPFHFWAPEAYEGAPAPVSAFLSSASKAAGFVVAFRVFVEAFPLATAVAINVDWALAFAILAVLTMTVGNFAAAVQENVKRMLAYSSVGHAGYALIGLAALSAGGPHNADVMGAAMAHLLVYGFMNTGAFLFVAMVEYWGVGRTYDDYAGLARKAPMASVAMTVFMFSLAGLPPFGGFFSKYFLFAGAIQNGFVYLAAVGAVNSALSLYFYSRVVKALWIDDPTGSSLDAVSSRPTGIYAALMFAAVATVLLLPGIGPVIETAQAVAAVLFA from the coding sequence ATGGTGGCACCCGAATCGGTGATGGCGGCCTCGGAGTGGTTCGCGCTCGCACCGCCGATCGTGTTGATCCTGACGGCACTTCTGCTGTTGACAGTCGACGCGATCCGGCCCGACGAGCCGTCCAACGGGTTGTTCGCCGGGATTTCCGCCGCCGGCGCGCTCGTGGCACTGGCGTTTTCGGTGTGGTACTTGGTCGCCGGCGAGGCCGTAAACGGCGGCGCGGTGACGTTCTTCAGGGACGCGATCGTCGTCGACGGGATGGCGCTGTTCTTCACCGCCATCTTCGCTTCCGTCGCGGCGATGGTCGTCGTGGCGAGCTTCAACTACCTCGAGGACGTCGACAACACCGCCGAGTTCTACTCGCTCGTGCTGTTTGCGACCTCCGGGATGGCGTTGATGGCCGTCTCGAACTCGCTGGCAACGGTGTTCGTCTCCCTCGAACTGGCGTCGCTGCCGTCGTACGCGCTCGTCGCGTTCCTCAAGAGTGACAAGGGAAGCATCGAAGCCGGGACGAAGTACTTCCTCATCGGCGCCGTCTCGTCTGCGATCTTCGCGTTCGGGATCTCGCTGGTGTACGCGGCGACTGGCTCGCTGCTGCTGACGGAGGTCGCCGCCGGCCTCGCTGACGTAGACGGGTTGGCCGGCGTCGCGGGCATCGGTATCGTGATGGTGCTTGCTGGATTCGCGTTCAAGACCGCCTCCGTTCCGTTCCACTTCTGGGCGCCGGAGGCGTACGAGGGGGCACCCGCGCCGGTGAGCGCGTTCCTCTCGTCGGCCTCGAAGGCCGCCGGCTTCGTCGTGGCGTTCCGGGTGTTCGTGGAGGCGTTCCCGCTTGCGACAGCCGTCGCGATCAACGTCGACTGGGCGCTCGCGTTCGCGATCCTGGCGGTGCTGACGATGACCGTCGGTAACTTCGCGGCGGCCGTCCAGGAGAACGTCAAACGGATGCTCGCGTACTCGTCGGTCGGGCACGCGGGCTATGCGTTGATCGGACTCGCGGCGCTTTCCGCCGGCGGCCCCCACAACGCGGACGTGATGGGCGCGGCGATGGCCCACCTGCTCGTCTACGGGTTCATGAACACGGGCGCGTTCCTGTTCGTCGCTATGGTCGAGTACTGGGGCGTCGGGCGGACCTACGACGACTACGCCGGCCTCGCGCGCAAGGCGCCGATGGCCAGCGTCGCGATGACGGTGTTCATGTTCTCGCTTGCGGGACTGCCGCCCTTTGGCGGGTTCTTCTCGAAGTACTTCCTGTTCGCGGGTGCGATCCAGAACGGCTTCGTCTACCTCGCGGCGGTCGGCGCGGTAAACAGCGCGCTGTCGTTGTACTTCTACAGCCGCGTGGTGAAGGCACTGTGGATCGACGATCCGACCGGAAGCAGTCTCGATGCGGTCAGCTCCCGTCCGACCGGGATCTACGCGGCGCTGATGTTCGCTGCCGTGGCGACCGTGCTCCTGCTGCCGGGGATCGGTCCAGTCATCGAAACGGCGCAGGCGGTCGCGGCGGTCCTGTTCGCCTGA
- a CDS encoding NuoI/complex I 23 kDa subunit family protein, which produces MIGLLKSMAVTMKHALDGKKFTVKYPEEEPEVSPRFRGVHKYSQERCIWCRQCENVCPNDTIQIVMDDQRNGEQYNLHIGQCIYCRLCEEVCPTDAILLTQNFEFTADGKHEFAYNKEQLKNVPWYKEIDPLEAREPDRSAWVGEGDGEIDYQ; this is translated from the coding sequence ATGATCGGACTACTCAAATCGATGGCGGTGACGATGAAGCACGCGCTGGACGGCAAGAAGTTCACGGTGAAATATCCGGAGGAAGAGCCGGAAGTGAGCCCGCGGTTCCGCGGGGTCCACAAGTACAGCCAGGAGCGGTGTATCTGGTGCCGCCAGTGCGAGAACGTCTGTCCGAACGACACGATCCAGATCGTGATGGACGACCAGCGGAACGGCGAACAGTACAACCTCCACATCGGACAGTGCATCTACTGTCGGTTGTGTGAGGAAGTCTGTCCGACCGACGCGATCCTGCTCACCCAGAACTTCGAGTTTACCGCGGACGGCAAACACGAGTTCGCCTACAACAAAGAGCAGCTGAAAAACGTTCCCTGGTACAAGGAGATCGACCCGCTCGAGGCGCGCGAACCCGATCGGAGCGCCTGGGTGGGCGAAGGGGACGGGGAGATCGACTACCAGTAA
- a CDS encoding acylphosphatase, translating into MGEHTRAHVYVSGNVQGVFYRANTRDTATELGVDGWVRNLKDGRVEAVFEGPEPKVREIVDWCHEGSPAADVSAVDVEYEQPKGLDGFEVRW; encoded by the coding sequence ATGGGCGAGCACACACGAGCGCACGTGTACGTCTCGGGGAACGTACAGGGGGTGTTCTACCGGGCGAACACGCGCGACACGGCGACGGAACTCGGCGTCGACGGCTGGGTTCGGAACTTGAAGGACGGCCGCGTCGAGGCCGTCTTCGAGGGTCCCGAACCGAAGGTCCGGGAAATCGTCGACTGGTGTCACGAGGGGAGCCCCGCCGCCGACGTCTCGGCTGTCGACGTCGAGTACGAACAGCCGAAGGGACTGGACGGGTTCGAGGTCCGGTGGTGA
- a CDS encoding proton-conducting membrane transporter, with translation MTGRNRLLPGLAAVALFVVMAIVFVTAPFGPAAGFPEGESIVMNLGYALFDLELGEIPAEGFLAAFLIIAVLLDVAIDSAIFLAKREEGGRFETGFGGSDDDSDAAPAGGSAAAADGGASDGGDR, from the coding sequence ATGACAGGACGGAACCGGTTGCTGCCGGGGTTGGCCGCAGTCGCACTGTTCGTCGTGATGGCGATCGTCTTCGTGACTGCACCGTTCGGACCCGCAGCGGGCTTCCCCGAAGGCGAGTCGATCGTGATGAACCTCGGATACGCCCTGTTCGATCTCGAACTGGGCGAAATTCCCGCAGAGGGATTCCTCGCGGCGTTTCTGATCATCGCAGTCTTGCTCGACGTCGCGATCGACTCGGCGATCTTTCTCGCAAAGCGCGAGGAAGGCGGACGGTTCGAGACAGGATTCGGCGGCTCCGACGACGATTCGGACGCTGCGCCTGCCGGCGGATCCGCGGCGGCCGCCGATGGCGGTGCTTCCGATGGGGGTGACCGCTGA
- the nuoL gene encoding NADH-quinone oxidoreductase subunit L, which produces MAAFDYVPAIVLLPFAAFVISVFAGRLLPKKGAFAGIVATGGSLLLSIWVAASIALGADPIDETLYTWAAADTYELTFGILIDPLSALMLVIVSLIAFLVHVFSLGYMNDEGERDLPRYYAGLGLFSASMLGFVVADNLLMAFMFFELVGLCSYLLIGFWFREAGPPSAAKKAFLVTRFGDYFFLIGVVAVFATFGTAQFAGAGSFPELADLAMQGEATIWTPGDLGVETWLTILGLLVLGGVVGKSAQFPLHTWLPDAMEGPTPVSALIHAATMVAAGVYLVARMYGFYAVTPTTLAIIAFIGGFTALFAATMGVVKDELKQVLAYSTISQYGYMMLALGVGSYVAATFHLMTHAFFKALLFLGAGSVIIAMHHNENMWDMGGLKDRMPVTYWTFLAGSLALAGIFPFAGFWSKDEVLYEAFVHGLNEPLLLGAYVMGLLAVPVTAFYTFRMVFLTFHGEPRTDIAEDPHGVRWNVKFPLVVLGVLAVVAGFVNMVPVQKLTGIQLDYLTQWLDSGFPAVSYSHYNDLIAFSPGMIADSPEVTVIVAAGVSLGLAVLGLLVAWRLYNVPEPTEHTEKLGTVKDVVYNNYYQDEYQVWLANRTADIAGAADRFDQGVVDGVVNGISSVSLAAGSRVRRLQTGVVTNYAALLTLGLVALIVILGIAGGWFL; this is translated from the coding sequence ATGGCTGCATTCGACTACGTGCCGGCGATCGTGTTGTTGCCGTTCGCGGCGTTCGTCATCAGCGTGTTCGCTGGGCGACTGCTGCCGAAGAAAGGGGCGTTCGCCGGGATCGTCGCGACCGGTGGATCCCTCCTCCTATCGATCTGGGTGGCCGCGTCCATTGCTCTGGGGGCAGACCCGATAGACGAGACGCTGTACACATGGGCTGCAGCCGACACCTACGAACTCACGTTCGGAATCTTGATCGATCCGCTGTCGGCGCTGATGCTCGTCATCGTGTCGTTGATCGCGTTCCTCGTCCACGTGTTCAGTCTCGGATACATGAACGACGAGGGGGAACGCGACCTCCCGCGGTACTACGCCGGACTCGGGCTGTTCTCGGCATCGATGCTCGGGTTCGTCGTGGCGGACAACCTGCTGATGGCGTTCATGTTCTTCGAGCTGGTGGGGCTGTGTTCGTATCTCCTCATCGGCTTCTGGTTCCGCGAGGCAGGCCCGCCAAGCGCCGCGAAGAAGGCGTTCCTCGTCACCCGGTTTGGCGATTACTTCTTCCTGATCGGCGTGGTCGCCGTCTTCGCGACGTTCGGCACCGCCCAGTTCGCGGGCGCGGGGTCGTTCCCGGAACTGGCCGACCTCGCGATGCAGGGCGAAGCGACGATCTGGACGCCCGGGGATCTGGGCGTCGAGACCTGGCTGACGATCCTCGGCCTGCTCGTGCTCGGCGGGGTCGTCGGCAAGTCAGCGCAGTTCCCGCTTCACACCTGGCTGCCCGACGCGATGGAGGGCCCCACGCCGGTTTCGGCGCTGATCCACGCCGCGACGATGGTCGCCGCCGGCGTCTACCTCGTCGCGCGGATGTACGGCTTCTACGCCGTCACGCCGACGACGCTCGCGATTATCGCCTTCATCGGCGGGTTCACCGCGCTGTTCGCGGCGACCATGGGCGTCGTCAAGGACGAACTCAAGCAGGTGCTCGCCTACTCGACGATCTCCCAGTACGGGTATATGATGCTCGCGCTGGGTGTCGGCTCCTACGTGGCCGCAACCTTCCACCTGATGACCCACGCGTTCTTCAAGGCGCTTTTGTTCCTCGGCGCCGGGTCGGTGATCATCGCGATGCACCACAACGAGAACATGTGGGACATGGGCGGTCTGAAAGACCGGATGCCGGTAACCTACTGGACGTTCCTCGCCGGTTCGCTCGCGCTCGCGGGTATCTTCCCGTTCGCTGGCTTCTGGTCGAAGGACGAAGTGCTCTACGAGGCGTTCGTCCACGGCCTGAACGAGCCGCTCCTGCTCGGTGCGTACGTCATGGGGCTGCTGGCCGTCCCGGTGACCGCCTTCTACACCTTCCGGATGGTGTTTCTCACCTTCCACGGCGAACCGCGAACCGACATCGCCGAGGATCCCCACGGCGTTCGCTGGAACGTGAAGTTCCCGCTCGTCGTGCTGGGCGTGCTGGCTGTCGTCGCCGGCTTCGTCAACATGGTGCCGGTCCAGAAGCTCACCGGGATCCAGCTGGATTACCTCACGCAGTGGCTCGACTCCGGGTTCCCGGCTGTGAGCTACTCGCATTACAACGACCTCATCGCCTTCTCTCCCGGGATGATCGCCGACTCGCCGGAGGTGACGGTGATCGTCGCGGCCGGCGTGTCGCTCGGTCTGGCTGTGCTCGGGCTCCTCGTCGCCTGGCGGCTCTACAACGTTCCCGAGCCGACCGAACACACGGAGAAACTCGGAACGGTCAAAGACGTGGTGTACAACAACTACTACCAGGACGAATATCAGGTCTGGCTGGCGAACAGAACGGCAGACATCGCGGGCGCCGCGGATCGGTTCGACCAGGGCGTCGTCGACGGCGTCGTGAACGGAATCTCTTCGGTCAGCCTCGCAGCCGGGAGCCGCGTTAGGCGGCTCCAGACCGGCGTGGTGACCAACTACGCGGCGCTTCTCACGCTCGGTCTCGTGGCGTTGATCGTGATCCTCGGGATCGCAGGGGGGTGGTTCCTGTGA